A section of the Labrus mixtus chromosome 15, fLabMix1.1, whole genome shotgun sequence genome encodes:
- the c15h1orf174 gene encoding UPF0688 protein C1orf174 homolog isoform X2: MPGQPDGLKPRKRKSSSEVKSSRKASATRRRCTQSPKTHSSAESTSVVGGLSKVDAPQERLSSISCECTLTAGRRRCLASPELEGQEGKENELRTGLDMDSCRLNNIFDKQESEDMECEDSVRHMFPDDDSNQILPVEQFFGNLDTVQDFPQRSSASSARVQRENGRRHYFALEDSDEEELDFSTMQKGDGGGIQ; encoded by the exons ATGCCCGGTCAACCTGATGGCTTGAAAcccagaaagaggaagagcagcTCTGAGGTCAAAAGCTCCAGAAag GCCTCTGCTACAAGGAGGAGATGTACACAAAGTCCAAAGACACACTCGTCAGCAGAGAGCACATCTGTAGTCGGTGGTTTAAGTAAAGTAGACGCACCTCAAGAGAGACTCTCCAGCATCAGCTGCGAATGCACTCTGACCGCAGGCCGGAGGAGATGCCTGGCATCACCGGAGCTCGAAGGACAGGAGGGCAAAGAGAATGAACTCAGGACAGGGCTGGATATGGACAGCTGCAGACTGAATAATATCTTTGACAAACAGGAGTCTGAGGACATGGAATGTGAAGATTCTGTCAGACACATGTTCCCAGATGACGACAGTAATCAGATTCTTCCTGTGGAGCAGTTCTTTGGAAACTTGGATACAGTACAG GACTTCCCTCAGAGGTCATCAGCCTCTTCTGCCCGTGTTCAGAGGGAGAACGGGAGACGACACTACTTCGCACTGGAGGACAGTGACGAAGAGGAGCTAGACTTCAGCACTATGCAGAAAGGAGACGGAGGGGGCATTCAGTGA
- the c15h1orf174 gene encoding UPF0688 protein C1orf174 homolog isoform X1, with product MLHKMPGQPDGLKPRKRKSSSEVKSSRKASATRRRCTQSPKTHSSAESTSVVGGLSKVDAPQERLSSISCECTLTAGRRRCLASPELEGQEGKENELRTGLDMDSCRLNNIFDKQESEDMECEDSVRHMFPDDDSNQILPVEQFFGNLDTVQDFPQRSSASSARVQRENGRRHYFALEDSDEEELDFSTMQKGDGGGIQ from the exons ATGCCCGGTCAACCTGATGGCTTGAAAcccagaaagaggaagagcagcTCTGAGGTCAAAAGCTCCAGAAag GCCTCTGCTACAAGGAGGAGATGTACACAAAGTCCAAAGACACACTCGTCAGCAGAGAGCACATCTGTAGTCGGTGGTTTAAGTAAAGTAGACGCACCTCAAGAGAGACTCTCCAGCATCAGCTGCGAATGCACTCTGACCGCAGGCCGGAGGAGATGCCTGGCATCACCGGAGCTCGAAGGACAGGAGGGCAAAGAGAATGAACTCAGGACAGGGCTGGATATGGACAGCTGCAGACTGAATAATATCTTTGACAAACAGGAGTCTGAGGACATGGAATGTGAAGATTCTGTCAGACACATGTTCCCAGATGACGACAGTAATCAGATTCTTCCTGTGGAGCAGTTCTTTGGAAACTTGGATACAGTACAG GACTTCCCTCAGAGGTCATCAGCCTCTTCTGCCCGTGTTCAGAGGGAGAACGGGAGACGACACTACTTCGCACTGGAGGACAGTGACGAAGAGGAGCTAGACTTCAGCACTATGCAGAAAGGAGACGGAGGGGGCATTCAGTGA